From one Branchiostoma floridae strain S238N-H82 chromosome 3, Bfl_VNyyK, whole genome shotgun sequence genomic stretch:
- the LOC118411763 gene encoding gelsolin, cytoplasmic-like — protein MDPAYEGAGQAAGMEIWRVEKFEVVKRDPATHGQFHEGDSYIVLKTTEAPGGGELSWDIHFWLGTETSQDEAGVAAIKTVELDDVLGGVPVQYREVQDHESKKFLSYFKKGIKYLPGGVATGFRHVEEDEYETRLLQVKGKRNVKVRQVGLGKESLNLGDVFILDAGLELYCWNGSQSNMFERLKGMQVAKKIRDEERSGKAKVIIVDGDHCQSDRHFFEKLGAEPGDVPEEGAVPSEVDAAHERKADHEVKLYKVSDASGDLEVTEVAGKPLKKDHLDTNDCFILDGGPSGIFVWTGIHCSSDEKKTAMKKAVGFLSQKGYPNWTQVTRVVENGETPLFKQYFSEWPERYAQVGLGNVYTVGTIAKIDPNEPFDASTLHAIAEKEAARMPDDASGDVKIYRVEDMDKVEIDEAQHGIFFGGDSYVIQYDNPGANVKIVYFWQGLRSSTDEKGASALLAKQIDEEEFGGSATQIRVVQGKEPEHFLRIFKGKMITFSGGKGSGFKNLREHDSYDADGTRLFQVKGTSEVNTRAVQVTEEAASLNSSDVFVLETRGHTYLWFGKGSLPIEQQFAKNIATTVSPGRLQKQVPKRSYGRWAKEKQRPRLREPVEVAEGSEPDEFWEALGGKGEYGSDRMLAGVISKPARLFQCSNATGRFLVEEIVDFAQDDLAPDDVMLLDAFDTIFLWIGSGANDTEKERTLQTAGEYVETDPTGRTPDDVVVIQVKQGSEPPNFTAHFLGFDPGMWEATNFDSMRAEIEGSNPEE, from the exons ACCACAGAAGCACCGGGAGGAGGGGAGCTGTCGTGGGATATCCACTTTTGGCTTGGAACGGAGACCTCACAG GATGAAGCTGGTGTGGCCGCCATCAAGACCGTGGAACTCGACGACGTGCTCGGAGGCGTCCCCGTGCAGTACAGAGAG GTGCAAGACCACGAGTCCAAAAAGTTTCTGTCATACTTCAAGAAAGGCATTAA ATACCTCCCTGGTGGAGTGGCGACGGGCTTCCGCCATGTTGAGGAGGACGAGTACGAGACACGCCTCTTACAGGTTAAGGGTAAGAGGAACGTGAAGGTCAGGCAG gttggtctggggaaagaATCCCTGAACCTTGGAGATGTCTTCATCCTGGATGCCGGTTTGGAACTGTACTGTTGGAACGGGTCACAGAGTAACATGTTCGAAAGGCTCAAG GGCATGCAGGTGGCCAAGAAGATCAGGGATGAAGAGAGAAGCGGAAAAGCCAAGGTCATCATTGTCG ATGGAGACCACTGCCAGAGTGACAGACACTTCTTCGAGAAGCTTGGTGCGGAGCCAGGAGACGTCCCGGAGGAAGGTGCGGTGCCGTCAGAAGTCGACGCGGCGCACGAGAGGAAGGCCGACCATGAGGTCAAACTGTACAA AGTGTCCGATGCCAGTGGAGACTTAGAGGTCACGGAAGTAGCTGGCAAACCTCTGAAGAAGGATCACTTGGATACAAAC gATTGCTTTATTCTGGACGGCGGACCAAGTGGCATCTTCGTATGGACTGGCATCCACTGCAGTTCGGATGAGAAGAAAACTGCCATGAAGAAGGCTGTG GGCTTCCTAAGCCAGAAGGGCTATCCGAACTGGACCCAAGTGACCCGGGTTGTCGAGAACGGAGAAACTCCTCTATTCAAGCAGTATTTCTCCGAGTGGCCGGAGAGGTATGCTCAGGTCGGGCTGGGGAACGTCTATACAGTCGGTACCATTGCAA AGATCGATCCTAACGAACCCTTCGACGCCAGTACCCTTCATGCCATTGCCGAGAAGGAAGCCGCCAGAATGCCTGATGACGCTTCCGGTGACGTTAAG ATCTATCGGGTGGAGGACATGGACAAAGTGGAGATTGACGAAGCCCAACATGGCATCTTCTTTGGAGGGGACAGCTACGTCATTCAGTACGACAACCCTGGAGCAAACGTCAAGATAGTGTACTTTTGGCAG gGCTTGCGCAGCAGCACAGATGAGAAGGGAGCCTCGGCCCTGCTCGCCAAACAAATTGATGAGGAAGAATTTGGCGGCAGCGCGACGCAG ATCCGTGTTGTGCAAGGCAAAGAACCGGAACATTTCCTCCGTATCTTTAAGGGAAAGATGATCACATTCTCG GGCGGAAAAGGCAGCGGCTTCAAGAACCTCCGTGAGCACGACTCGTACGACGCTGACGGCACCCGCCTGTTCCAGGTCAAGGGAACATCCGAGGTCAACACTCGGGCAGTGCAG GTCACAGAGGAAGCAGCTTCGCTGAACTCAAGCGATGTCTTCGTTCTGGAGACGCGTGGGCACACCTACCTGTGGTTTGGAAAG GGTAGTCTCCCGATTGAGCAACAGTTCGCAAAGAACATCGCTACCACTGTATCACCGGGAAG ACTTCAGAAGCAGGTGCCAAAACGGAGCTATGGAAGATGGGCAAAGGAGAAGCAAAGACCAAGGCTGCG TGAGCCCGTAGAGGTGGCAGAAGGCAGCGAGCCTGATGAATTCTGGGAAGCCCTCGGTGGGAAGGGAGAGTACGGGTCGGACCGTATGCTGGCA GGTGTTATTTCCAAACCAGCAAGACTCTTCCAGTGTTCCAATGCTACCGGACGCTTCCTGGTGGAAGAGATTGTCGACTTTGCTCAAGAT GACCTTGCCCCAGATGACGTCATGCTGCTGGATGCTTTTGACACG ATCTTTCTTTGGATCGGTAGCGGAGCTAACGACACCGAAAAGGAAAGGACACTGCAGACGGCAGGG GAGTACGTGGAGACTGACCCCACCGGCCGCACCCCTGATGACGTAGTCGTCATCCAGGTCAAGCAGGGATCCGAGCCGCCCAACTTCACTGCGCACTTCCTCGGCTTCGACCCGGGCATGTGGGAG GCTACAAACTTCGACTCTATGAGAGCTGAGATTGAG GGTAGCAACCCAGAGGAGTAG